A genomic stretch from Chitinophagaceae bacterium includes:
- a CDS encoding protein-tyrosine-phosphatase, whose protein sequence is MYDLIQQRCSALVKNFGEIPAERKILLEKISSYIKGKTVNKETANLVYVCTHNSRRSHLGQVWAAVAAAYYGIENIKTFSGGTEATAFNPNAIKALAVAGFEVKKTSESKNPLYEVYFSENSFTTCFSKLYNDAENPSQNFAAIMTCSDAEENCPFIPGCELRIGTTYNDPKAFDNTVLQDEKYTERSNQIAMECLYVFSKLTDN, encoded by the coding sequence ATGTACGATCTGATACAACAACGCTGCAGCGCACTGGTCAAAAACTTTGGCGAAATACCGGCAGAGCGGAAAATACTCTTAGAAAAAATTTCATCCTATATAAAAGGTAAGACCGTTAACAAAGAAACAGCCAACCTTGTGTATGTGTGTACACATAATTCACGCAGGAGTCATCTTGGCCAGGTGTGGGCAGCTGTTGCCGCAGCCTATTACGGTATAGAAAATATTAAAACATTTTCGGGAGGTACAGAGGCCACGGCTTTTAATCCCAATGCAATCAAAGCACTTGCAGTTGCCGGATTTGAAGTGAAGAAAACAAGTGAAAGCAAGAACCCTCTTTACGAAGTGTACTTTTCTGAAAACAGTTTCACTACCTGTTTTTCCAAACTATATAATGATGCAGAAAATCCTTCACAGAATTTTGCAGCCATCATGACCTGCTCTGATGCAGAAGAAAACTGTCCGTTCATACCCGGCTGTGAACTTCGGATCGGTACAACTTACAATGATCCGAAAGCATTTGACAATACTGTTCTTCAGGATGAAAAATATACAGAGCGCAGCAACCAGATAGCCATGGAATGCTTATACGTTTTCTCAAAACTTACTGACAACTAA
- a CDS encoding winged helix-turn-helix transcriptional regulator has translation MGATKADEFSVKDNRIAKYAKALSHPARVAIMHLLIKKQACICGDIVEELPLSQSTVSQHLKELKAAGLIKGDIEGKKVCYCIDEKEWKKAESQLQGFFSAFQPLKEKCC, from the coding sequence ATGGGAGCAACAAAGGCGGATGAATTTTCAGTAAAAGATAACCGCATTGCAAAATACGCAAAGGCTCTTTCGCATCCGGCAAGGGTTGCCATTATGCACCTGCTCATTAAAAAACAGGCCTGTATTTGTGGCGACATCGTAGAGGAACTCCCCCTTTCACAAAGCACCGTATCACAGCATTTAAAGGAATTAAAAGCAGCAGGTCTGATTAAAGGCGATATAGAAGGAAAAAAAGTGTGTTATTGTATTGATGAAAAAGAATGGAAAAAAGCTGAATCCCAGTTGCAGGGTTTCTTTTCGGCGTTTCAGCCATTAAAAGAGAAATGCTGCTGA
- a CDS encoding sulfite exporter TauE/SafE family protein, protein MDWLTDLAQNRELPFLAAFALGLLTAISPCPLATNITATAYIAKTLTDKRKVLLSGLLYTLGRMFSYTALAAIIYFGASKFQVAKLFQGNGEKFIGPLMILIGLIMLGAIKLNFLSKGNLTDRLSEKFKDKGLLGSFLLGVVFALAFCPYSGALFFAMLIPMTLSASAGLSLPVVFSIGTGLPVIFFAFVIAFSMEKLGMYFKAISKVEKVMRIVAGLTFLLTGLYYINIYLKIF, encoded by the coding sequence ATGGATTGGTTAACTGATCTTGCACAAAACAGGGAGCTGCCCTTTCTGGCAGCTTTCGCATTGGGCTTACTCACAGCAATCAGCCCCTGCCCTTTAGCAACCAATATTACTGCCACAGCCTATATTGCAAAAACACTTACTGATAAACGAAAGGTATTACTCAGCGGCCTGTTGTATACATTGGGGCGGATGTTTTCGTATACAGCACTGGCGGCAATTATTTATTTTGGAGCCAGTAAGTTCCAGGTAGCAAAATTATTCCAGGGCAATGGTGAAAAATTCATCGGTCCATTGATGATCCTTATTGGTTTAATTATGCTGGGTGCTATTAAACTCAATTTTTTATCCAAAGGAAATTTAACTGACAGGCTTTCAGAAAAATTCAAAGACAAAGGCTTGCTTGGTTCTTTTTTATTGGGAGTAGTATTTGCATTGGCATTCTGTCCCTATAGCGGTGCCTTGTTCTTTGCTATGCTTATACCAATGACTTTATCTGCATCAGCAGGGTTGAGCTTACCTGTTGTATTTTCAATTGGCACAGGCTTACCCGTTATCTTCTTTGCTTTTGTAATAGCATTCAGTATGGAGAAATTAGGGATGTATTTTAAGGCCATCAGCAAAGTGGAGAAGGTAATGCGGATTGTGGCAGGGCTCACTTTTTTACTTACCGGCCTGTATTACATAAATATTTATTTAAAGATTTTTTAA